The genomic stretch tccactgtcacacttgatcggtcctattctctcacatcttctcATACTTGTAgattgccttggggttttccttactcttgcttgccaaagccttctcatggccccttcctaatttcattttgaagctccttcctgctagccttataattttctagatttctatcattacctagtttattttttgaaccttttgtaaccCATCTCTAACTCAGCACTTGCTTAGACAAAGGTTGCTATCACATAAAGAGTAGAACCCAAAATGTGTTGAAACTTCAGTATTACTAATTCTACCTTTAATTTTAATTATCCTGTCACCAGATATGTAAGTTGTTGCATTAACTGGCTCAATAATATTTAATAAAGAACTAGCAGTCCAATCTAAGTTTCTTGTAATCCTTTCCTTCAGATTATAAATCCATCTACCCCTTTGGGAAGTAACTCACGAATAAATAAAACTCATGTTTTATTTGTAATGACATTTTTAGTGGGTGTTATTCTATCATATTCAATTCCTAAGCACAAAGTTAATTTTAGTGTTTATAGTTACTAACCAACCAAGTGCTTAAAACAAAATACAGAAGACAGTCATTAGGACGGTCAACTTCTTGGAGAATGCAGCATGagaaaaggcccttcagtccaacttTTCTATGCTGATGCATAATGCTCTCCAAACTAGTCCATTAGgccatatctctctaaacccccccatccccacccccatcGATATACTTATCCAAATATCCTGTGAATGCTGTTGTTATTATCTTTCTTaactactttctctggcagctcattgtatatacagacagcaccctctgcatgaagaaattgcccctcaggtcccctttaagtCTTAGCCTATCAACTTAACCCTACACACTTTGGTATTTAATTTCCCTAACTGGGGGAAAAAGAACAACAAAGGTCCCAGAGTAATTACGTAAGCATTTTTGTTTTTGGCCACGTCTGTGCATCCTTTGCTGCATCAATGCTTACTTCGGTATCAGGAAGCAAATAAGATTCCCCCATCACAAAATATTAATAACTATTAATATATTACagttcataataaatattataCACTGAAGCAACATTAGGTCTGACCTAATCCGTATCATCATTGGTAATACTGGATTTGAATAGGTTCAAAGGTATTATCAAAATATTTCTTCTCCAGATGttcagtttaaatttagccagtatGAAATATCCTGTAGTCTACTTAATGAAGGTTATTAAATCCAATCTGTTTATAGCAGACAATGTGAAAAGGTGATCTTCCCTGCTCTCTGAATGTGCTGTCTCCAGATTCTCCTGTTGCCTGTAAATGCTGTCTCTACAAAGGACAAATCATCGTATCCTTGTAATGTTTCTCATTCAGATTTATTCCTAAAGACAATGTCATTTTGTAAATTGAGGTCATTGATATTAATCTTATTTGTAAACAAAAGGTGATTAGATTTTTAAATGAATCATGGCTCTCTTTAAGCAAACTTTTGACGAGCACTATTTTCCTGAATGCAGTTATTTTCTGattctttgttttcttttgttgaAACTATTGAACAAAACTGTTGAAACTTTGTATTTCCTGAATTTCAGATCTGCTGATTTGGTATCTGGCCTGCCTGCGAGACAAAGACAGCCTGTCGTTACACGAATTCCACCTCCTGTTCCTCCAAGAGTATCGCAACAGACTGGAATTGGCAATCTCAGCACTTATAGATCTGCCTATAACACCTTCTCTCCAGCATACACACCATACGGAAGCTCTTTATATGGAggctataccccttataattatGGATATGGAGGACTTGGCTATAACAGGTTTCGAACAGATGATATACCTCCCAGTAGATTTGTACGCCAGGCAGAAGAAAGCAGCAGAGGAGCATTTCATTCTATTGAAAGTATTGTCCATGCATTTGCTTCTGTTAGTATGATGCTTGATGCTACTTTTTCAGCAGTTTACAACAGTTTCAGAGCAGTCTTGGATGTTGCTAATCACTTTTCCAGACTCCGGGTGCACTTTACTAAAGTTCTGTCAGCATTTGCATTGATCCGAACTTTGAAGTATTTGTACAGGAAGCTACAAAGATTACTTGGCCTACGGAACAACTCCGACGTTGAGGAATTATGGGCAGAGAGTGCTGGCTCCGTGCTTCCAGCTGGAGCTGAAGACAAGTTACCTGGGTCAGGCAAATCTTGGCCCATTTTTATGTTTTTTGCAGTTGTTCTCGGAGGTCCTTATCTCATATGGAAATTATTAAGCTCTGCTACTTTTGAACCAGGTGAGAAGGTCTCCAACAAATAAATATGttgtaattattttatttattataggTACAAGGCTTACATGTAAAAGGCTTGAAAGGCTTACATGTAAAGGTAATTCATTGGTAAGGTCTTTGAGAATGATGCGCAGCAATAATTATTTTGTACATGGAGCAAAAGCCAGATACTGGGAtcctcagcaggtcgagcagcattagCATGAGTGAAACAGTTGACCTTTTGAGTCAACAACCAATTGACAGAACAACCAAAAGTTAAAGAAAACGAGGGTGGTGAGGTGCAGAGAGCAGAGGGTATGTTAGGCTTAGACCTCCAACTTCATTTACGAGCATATCACAGATATTCTGTTGTCTGTACCCGTACCCCCTTGGCAATGTAACCTGTTTGTCTTCTCACTCTTACTGTTGTGAGGAAGTATCCTGGGCCTGAGATGTTGATGGGCTTCATAAAGATCGGTCGAAGAATCAAAGGCTGAGGGAAGATATCATGGAGGTTTAAAACTTCAAAGTAATTGTATTTACGCAAGATATTTGTAGGGAGTTGGTAATAATGCCTAAAATTTAGGTCTGCTGACTCTGCTTCTCTTCCCGTGGATaatgcctcacctgctgagcacTTCCAACATTCGTTTATGAGATGGCCATTTCAGGCTTTTTGAGAGGGTCAACCTTTTCTGCATAACTGAACTATAGTATACTGTTTGGAAATTAATGAATTTCAATCAACAGAAATTTGTCATGTGCAGTAAAATTCCACTAATCCAACACCCCTGCGAACTTTTAGTGCTGGACTAACAGATTTTCCGGCTATTGGATGTTATGCCTCCCCAGACATGTTATTTCACAGCTTTTATATGTTATACAAGAAATTCTCTAGTGAATGCAGTGAGTGAGTGGTTGAAAACTGACTgctcaggacctcatccctgacTGTGACCACACTTTGGACACTGACCCCAAACCAGCCTCCACCCCTGTCCTGGCCATATGAACCACTTGCACTCAAGCTCCCCCATTTTCATTCCAGACATGAGCAGAATCCAAATTTATAGGTTTTCCAACCGTCAGATGCTGTATTATTGGAGTTTCATTTTGGCTGTAAGTTCCATGCATTTCAATTTGCTCTCTTCCAGAGGGTCCCTTGGTGATTTAGCTATAAATTCGATTGGGGAAGTTTGAATACAGATTCTGCTTGCAGGGAGCCAGTTTAGTCCCATTGAGTTTGCTATTTTCTGGATAGGAGGCGGAGGTGAATTCAAAGTACACAAGATGGAGACTGTACATTAAAGCAAAATGATAATTGTGTAATCTCAAATATTTCAATCAAATTCAGTAACTTTTAAATTAGTTACTGCATTTTCCTATTTTTCTGTCTGCTTTGATGATGGAGTTTGATTCTTTCGTTAGAAGGGAAACATTAATATTACCTAAAATTTAGGTCTGTTGATTCAGTTGTGGACATCATAAAGATCAGTAGGATCAAAGGCTGAGGGAGGTTCATAAAACTATGAAGGAATTGTATTTACCCAAGATATTTGAAGTGCGTAGTAATAATATAAGCAAAAAGTATGCCTCTAAGTGTCAGAAAAGATCGCAGAAAGTATTTTTCCTCTGTTACATTGTCAAAACACATCATTTGTAAATTTGGTCAGAATAATTAAGCTGTAACAGGTGAAATGAGGTGGCAGCTAGTTAAATAGGTCAGGGCCCTATTCAGTATTAATAATAAAATACAACAttttaaaatagttaaataattaCATAGAAGTTTTTGTGAAataaactgtacttttttcccatcCTTTGAAACTGCTTTATGGATTTGGTATTGTGAGAGTTTCAAAAACTGGAACATAATATTAGGTATGGAACAAATGCTAATTAGAGTAATAGCCTTTGACAATCTCATTTTTGTAGGCAACAGCACaaaagctgtttcttttaaagcctTTTTTTAAGCTAAATATGTAGCTATTGTTTAAATGTGTCACAGCCTTAAAACTAAACCAGAGCCACattagttttattttaaattgtgTTTGTTAGCAGGTCACGATTCCATCTTGTATTTTGGTCAGGAGTCTGAATCGTGATCTGAGGCTAATCACGTAATACAGATTGCAATCCATTCACATCAGGCAGCTTCTCACTGTACGGAGGGGAGTCTATTCATTGCACAAACAAACTCTGTGCTCCAAATGACTGCATTGATCTATTTTGAAAAAAATTAACAGTATACTGTCTTCGAGAGCTTTGCACTTAATTATGCTGTTTTCATATAGAGTTTTCTGATATGTTCTGTTATATTTTAACTACATCTGGAGTAGAGTATTTACTATGATTCCACATAGAAGTTGTGAATTGTTTCCAATCTTTCTCCCTTACAACTGGAGCTTTCTTAAAAACCTGCCATATCATTTGTTTCCAACTTTGTCTGTAGACCATTAACTGAGCTGAAATTATGATGGACAAAGATAATTGGTGGAACTTGATCATGTATCAAAAGTTTCATGAGAAATTCTGCTCTAAGCTATATGGGCAATTATCAGCTCTGTCCTAACAATTTGCTTGGCACTCTGGATGCAATTCCAGAATGAGAACACCATTGGAATTGGTAATATTGCATTATCCGGTGAAGGATGCATTACTGACAGCTCGTCTCCATTGGGAATCTTGGCAGGAACCctagctgttcctgatcctgtgcaCAGCACaatccatagaacactacagcacagtacaggcccttcagccctccatgttgtgctgacccatataatccgtaaaaaaaagtactaccccataaccctccatttttctttcatccatgtgcttgtccaaGCAGCTCTTAAATACaactaatgttttagcctccaccaccatccctggcaagtcattccaggcactcacaatcctctgtgtaaaaaaaacttacccctaatgtctcccctaaacttccctcccttagttttgtacatatgccctctggtgttcgctattggtgccctgggaaaccaatatctatgcctctcataatcttgtagacctctatcaagtcccctctcatttttctacgctcgaaagagaaaagtcccagctctgctaaccttgcttcatatgacttgttctccaaaccaggcaacatcctagtaaatctcctctgcaccctctccatagcttccacatccttcctataatgaggtgaccagaattgaacacaatactctaagtgcggtctcaccagagatttgtagagttacaacatgacctctctattcttgaacgcgatccccctgttaatgaagcctagcatcccataggccttcttaactaacctatcaacctgtgcagcgaccttgagggatgtatagatttgaaccccaaggtccttttgttcatccacactcttaagtaactgaccattaatcctgtattcagtcttttggtttgtccttccaaaatgcatcacctcacacttgtctggattgaactccatctgccatttttctgcccaactctgcagcctgtctgtatcctcttgtaacctttgaccacctacagctccatccacaactcctccaatcttcatgtcatccgcagacttactcacccatccttccgcctctacatccaggtcatttataaaaatcacaaatagcagaggtcccaagacagatccctgcggcactccactagtcaccgacctccaggcagaatactttccttccataactaccctctgctttcttcctttaagccaattttttattcaAACAGCCGGGGTTCCACTTATcctatgcctcatgactttctggatgagcctctcatgagggaccttgtcaaatgctttgctaaagtccatgtagaacacatccactgccctaccctcatcagtttcttttgttatctcttcaaaaaactctatcaggctcgtgaggcatgatcttcccttcacaaagccatgttgactatccatgagtagactgtacttctccaaatgctcatagatcctatccttaagaatcctttccagtagtttgcagaccaccgacgtaagactcaccggtctatagtttccaggtttttccctattaccttttttaaacaagggaactacatttgccattctccagtcctccggcacttctgctgcagccaaagaggattcaaagatcatagctaatgctcctgcgatctcttctctcaattctcacacaacctggggtgtatcatatccggccctggggatttatcaatcttaatgtttttaagaagatccagcactactacttccttaatctccacattgtccagcaaacaggcccgctctacttcgacctcatcctgatcaagatccttttcacttgtgaatactgaagcaaagtattcatttaggacctccccaacctcctccgcctccaggcacatgttgccctctttatcctttagcggtcccacctttgttcttgtcatcctcctattcttcacatacgcatagaacgccttggggttctccttaatcctacatgccaaagccttctcatgcccccttcgagctctcctaagtcctttctttagctccttcctggctaccctatatttctcatgagcccctcctacttcctgcttcttatatctaacatatgcttcctttttcctcaacGAGTTGCCTGAcgtgtttcatcagccacggttcccttttcctaccatttttttccttgtctcagtgggacaaacctatcctgaactcagctcaagtggtccctaaacttctcccacattacttctgtgctttcccctttgaacatctgtttccaaattactctcgctagttcctgcctcatcccttcaaagttagcccttccccagttaagcactttaccattttgtctgattttatccctttccatagctatgctgaagctaagggagttgtggtcactctcaccaaaatgctgccccaccaagaggtctgtcacctgaccaggctcattacccagaactagatccagtatagcctctcctctcgtcggccggtccacatactgtgtcaggaatctttcttgaacacacctgaaaaattcagccccatctatcccccttgcactcaggaggtgccagtcaatatgagggaagttgaaatcacccataactactaccctgtatttcctgcaccattctaaaatttgcctgcttatctgctcctcagtgtcccgagggctatttgggggcctataggctactcccagcacagtgatcccttcctatttctgacttccactcagactgactccgtggacactccttctgcagcgtcttCCCTTTCtgtagccgtgatactatccctgaccagcaatgccactccacccccccccccaccttttctacctcccatcctattccttttaaaacacctgaactctggtacctgcatcatccaatcctgcccttcctccaaccaagtttcagtaacggccacaatctcgtagttccatgtactaatccatgctctaagttcatcctccttgttcctaatactcctagcattgaaatagacacatttcaacccctttaactggctacaattatgttctgtcccctgcctgtccttcctcctcaactcagaactcttagcatcatgcccttgtccttctacctcaatccctgcactcacattctgattcccacccccccgcCAAAcaagtttaaacccttcccaacagctctatcaaacctgcccaccaggatattggtccccctgggattcaagtgcaacccatcctttttgtacaggtcacacccaccccaaaagaggccccaatgatccacaaatctgaatccctgctccctgctccaatccctcagccacgcatttatcctccacctcattctattcctattctcactgtcatgtggcacagacagtaatcctgagattactacctttgaggtcctgcttttcaacttccttcctaactccctgtagtcttctttcaggacttcttcccttttcctatctatgtcattggtaccaatatgtatacCACGatttctggctgttctccctcccaccgcaggatatctggacgtgatcagaaacatcctggaccctggcacctgggaggcaaactaccatcagagtttctttcctgcgtccacagaatcgcttgtctgaacccctgactatagagtccgcTATCACTACTGccctcctcttcccttccctatccTTCAGAGGCacgccactgtcgcttccccaggtaggctgtccccccccccccctccaacagtactcaaacaggagtacttattgtcaaggggtacagccacaggggtactctctagtacctgactctttccctttcctctcctgactgtgacccatttctctgtcccccgtggccccagagtgaccacctgtctgtaactcctctctatcaccacctcactctccctgaccagacaaaagtCATCGAGCTGTAGCTCCAGTTCACTAACACCActaacactgtgtgtgtgtgtggggggggggcttggatttccagcatctacagattttctcttgtttgatatCCGAACTTTTAGGGGATTTTAAGTGGATTCACTAATCCAAATAAACTCTCTGGAAGATACAGTATTTTTTAAAACAGATTGCTATATTTGTGACAGTGCAGTTACTAGTTGGTGACATAAACTCCATGATAGTGCACTCGTGAATTTTTGTCTTTAAATTGGTAACAGATGGTGATGACCACAATCTGGATATGAATAACCTTTTTCTATTTTTCAATAAAGAATCAACAAGTTGGGCAAATGGAGATGATGATCATATTGTTGCAAGAGCAGAGTATGATTTCACTGCTGGGACAGAAGAAGAGCTGTCATTTCATTCAGGTGATCTGCTCAACCTGGCACCTAAAGGTGAGTTGTTTAACCATTTAACCAAAGTTTCATAACAAAGTAAAATGTATAATTTTTTGGTATATTAAAATTTGATGTTACCTATTAAAATTTATAAACTGAACCTGAAAAATAAAAGTTGCCATAATATAAAGTTTCAAAGTACTTGAAGAATCCTAATCCTAAATTCCTAATTTATTTCCTAAGATGTAAAATGCTGTTTAGTAGTTAATGTTTTCAATTTCTTCATCTCTTTATAAAACTGAGGAAGAAAGCTAAATTTAAAAATTTGAAGACTAATTACAGAGTAATTTTggaattgttttctttcttcccAAAAACCAACCATTCACTTTGGGTGGGGAGCTGGATATTCATACAGTACTTTAGAGCTGTCAAAATGCTGGGAGTGCTGAAAGTTATTTTCTATTTGACATTTGAAGAACACATCCATCAAGTTCTTTGTTACTGTATGACCCAATCTAAGTTGTTGTTTTACCTGAATTTGATACCGAGCCAAACGTAATTCTTTTGCTTTTTTCTTTTCAGAACAACAGCCAAAAGTGCGTGGGTGGTTGCTAGCCTGTTTGGATGGCCAAACAACTGGGTTAGTGCCGGCTAATTATGTCAGAATTTTAGGTAAAAGGCGGGGCAGAAAGCAAGTGGAGCAGGAAAGCATTGCAAAGCAAGAACCACAGAGACATGGTGATTCAGCAGCTGCAGGAACCTCATTCGAGGAACAGCAGGCAGTCTTTGAATCTGCTTtttctgaaacatcaaaacaAAATATGGATTCTAGCACTATAGAATCTATAAATACTGGGAAAGATATAATGAATGCTTGAAAATAtcaatattaataaggttgatcCTTCCCTACCTGCCTTCTGCTCTATTAAATTCTATTCATAGGTTTTAAGCTTCTGGTGTACCATGTCTTTCATTCTCAATCTAGTAACATATTCTTTGATCAAAGAATTTGGAAAATTAATTTAAGTgacacctaccactctgtatCCTTTTCCTGATCTATGTGCACCAGGTAAATAATGTACATGAGGACAAATAATTATTGGTTAGTAAAATTTTAATTTTGACTT from Hemitrygon akajei chromosome 7, sHemAka1.3, whole genome shotgun sequence encodes the following:
- the pex13 gene encoding peroxisome biogenesis factor 13 — its product is MCLCFPLDSVSGFHWLYGRDIEAESAERSYRPNVFRAKIMGSQPPPKPWERRIPGNISVPSFQSADLVSGLPARQRQPVVTRIPPPVPPRVSQQTGIGNLSTYRSAYNTFSPAYTPYGSSLYGGYTPYNYGYGGLGYNRFRTDDIPPSRFVRQAEESSRGAFHSIESIVHAFASVSMMLDATFSAVYNSFRAVLDVANHFSRLRVHFTKVLSAFALIRTLKYLYRKLQRLLGLRNNSDVEELWAESAGSVLPAGAEDKLPGSGKSWPIFMFFAVVLGGPYLIWKLLSSATFEPESTSWANGDDDHIVARAEYDFTAGTEEELSFHSGDLLNLAPKEQQPKVRGWLLACLDGQTTGLVPANYVRILGKRRGRKQVEQESIAKQEPQRHGDSAAAGTSFEEQQAVFESAFSETSKQNMDSSTIESINTGKDIMNA